Within bacterium, the genomic segment TTAGAATTGGCAGAATTTTTTAAAGGAGGAAGGATTGAGAGGGTTGAATTATTTTTTACTAATTTCTGTTTCACTTTTTCTTTTTGGTTGCCCAAGCAAAACTACATCAGGGAGTGGTGGTTCAAACAATGCCAATGAAGTTCTTCCTATCGGGACGAACCTCGGCGCTGAGGGAGCTGATGTGATTAATTTCCTGAATGAACATTGGCTTGAGAATGATGTTTCGACAGTAAGGCATTATAATTTAGCTAAACTTGACAGCATGAGGATAGGGCGTAAGGAGCTTTTGTTCGGTGACCCAATGTTTGATGTCGCCGATAGTTTAGTAAGAGAAGCGTTAAATCATGATGTGACGAGAATAGCGTTTAACCTTGAGGCTGATTATGATGTGGACGAATTTGTGAGGCGAGAGAAAACGATAGGGGCTTTGGTTAGAGGTTACGGTCTCGAGTATTCGTTCGGTCCCGACCTTGGTCATTTAATCCTTTTTTACAGCGACTTTGCACCACATGCGGATGTTATAGTTATCCAGTCTCAGCGCTGGCAAACCCACAGCGATTACAAAGATAAGGTCAAAAATTTGGTGGACCAGATAAAGGGGGTAAACCCTGATGTTAAGGTTTGGGTTCAGGTTTCTACTGCTCCGCCCGATAATCGGGAAATAACCGCTTCCGAGGTTTTGGACGATATCGAGCAAATTTACGATTTCGTTGATGGTGTATTTATATTTCATCCGCCTGCTATAGAATCGAGATGGGAGGTCGCCAAAGCAGTTATAGAAACGCTACGAATGACGAGATAACTCGTCTGATTACTAAAAAGGCTTGATTGAACGCTTCTTTTTGATAAAATAATTTGCGGAGGTGATGAGTATGTTCTGGTTTTGGGACCCGACTATAATACTTCTCATACCAGCATTGATTTTCGCTTTGTGGGCTCAGAACAAGGTCAAAGGTGAATATATGCGATGGTCTCAGGTGTTGGTGAGAAGGGGACTCACCGGTGCAGAGGTTGCAAAGATGATACTTTCCGCCAACAGGCTCGATGTAAAGATAGAAACCACCCCTGTTGAACTTGGAGACCATTACGACCCTCGAAGGAAAGTTTTAAGGCTTTCTCCCGGAGTTTACGGTGAATCAACTGTTGCTGCTGTAGGCATAGCTGCTCATGAATGCGGGCACGCTATACAGCATGCAAAATCATACACACCTCTCGTTATAAGAAGTGCCATAGTGCCAGTTGTTTCGTTAGGGACGAATCTTGCTTTTCCTCTCTTTATTTTCGGTATCTTTCTGGCTATACCCTCTTTAGTCAAGCTTGGGATAATCCTTTTTTCGGGGGCAGTAGCGTTTCACCTTATAACACTTCCAGTTGAGTTTGATGCTTCAAAAAGGGCGTTAAATACTCTTTCCTTATTACAAATACTCTCCCCTGAAGAGCTTGAGGGGGCAAAGAGGGTTCTCAATGCTGCGGCTCTTACTTATGTTGCCGCTGCAGCGATGGCTATACTTAATTTATTACGAATGATTCTTATAGCTCGTAGACGCTAATGAAAGATTATTATCAAATACTTGGCGTTCCCGAGAATGCATCTCTTGAGGAGATAAAACGGGCATACAGAAGGCTTGCTAAAAAATACCATCCTGACGCCAATCCCGGTGACAAGACTGCCGAGGAAAGATTTAAGGAGATAAGCGAGGCTTACGAAGTTCTTTCCGACCCCAAGAAGCGCCAGCAGTACGACATGATGCGAAAAGGCGGCGTTCCCTTTGGTGAGGAAACATTTAAATGGACGGGAACCAAAGGCAGGGGCTTCGATTTCAGCGACCTTTTTGGCGGAATTGACCTTAGCGATATTTTCAGCGATATATTCGGTGGTTTTGGTACTACTGCTACTTCAGCACCGAGGAAGGGGCAAGACATTCGGACATCCATTGAGATACCTTTTAATACGGCTTTTCTCGGTGGAAAGGTGAGCATAGTTGTTCCTGTAAGTCAAACCTGTCCTCGATGCGGCGGGACGGGAGCCGAACCGGGATACGGCACAAAAGTATGTCCTACATGTAACGGTAAAGGTGTGATAGTGATGCAGCAGGGGCTTTTTGCTGTGCAGAAAGTTTGTCCAGTCTGTCTGGGCAAGGGGCAAATACCGGTTAAAAAATGTACTGCTTGCGGAGGCACTGGCACTGTTAGGTCGCAAAGAAGGGTGCTTGTGACGATTCCTCCCGGCACGAGGAATGGGCAAGTTCTGCGACTCAGGGGACTTGGTTCACCAGGTCTTAATGGCGGTCCGCCTGGTGACCTTTATGTGACGGTTTTCGTTAGGAGACATCCTACATTCAGGATTGAGAACGGTAATCTCGTGGCATCAATTAAAATTCCATTTACAAAAGCTTTGCTTGGAGCCAAAGTAAGAATAAAGCATCCATCCGGCAAAACCGTTGTGGTTAAGGTGCCACCGGGAACAAAGCCGGGTGCGAGGTTGCGTGTGCCGGGTATGGGGGTGGTAAGGGGCAGGCGCAAAGGTGACCTTCTCGTGGAAATAAACTATAAAGTTCCCGATAAATTAACTCCTGAGCAGGAGAAAATACTAAGGGAACTGGACGAGAAGCTTAAGTGAGTTGAATTTTTTAGTTGCTTTACAGAAGGGGTATTAATTAAATATTGACTTCTAAAGCGTTGACACTACAATAATGAAGTAAAGAGAGGTGTTATAATGCAGATCGGGCTTAGATTTGATATCGATTCAGTTATTGATGCTACGATAGGCCTGGAAAATCTTTTGAAAATTTTAGAAGAATACTCTGCTAAAGCGACGATTTTCGTTAATATGGGCAAATCTATATCTAGAAGGATACTTATTAAACGAATCGGGAGAAAAAAGAACAATGCTGGTGGTGAGGAAAAAATTTTCAAAATCGGAGTCACTAAAAAGTTAGGACCAAAGGGTGTTTTGAAGACTATCATTTTCAATCCAGTTATTGGCAAAATGGTAAAAAAATACACAAACAGATTTAATGAATTAAATATCGAACTGGGTGTACACGGAGGTCGTAATCACGCTGAATGGCAACATTTTGGTAAGAATTTTACACTTGAAAAAACAGAAAGCGAGATAGAATGGAGTACTAATAATTTTAGGAAAATTTTTGGCTTTTCTCCGCAAGGATTTTCTGCTCCCAAATTCGTTGTTCCTAATGGATTGGAATCTATTCTAAAA encodes:
- a CDS encoding zinc metallopeptidase, with the protein product MFWFWDPTIILLIPALIFALWAQNKVKGEYMRWSQVLVRRGLTGAEVAKMILSANRLDVKIETTPVELGDHYDPRRKVLRLSPGVYGESTVAAVGIAAHECGHAIQHAKSYTPLVIRSAIVPVVSLGTNLAFPLFIFGIFLAIPSLVKLGIILFSGAVAFHLITLPVEFDASKRALNTLSLLQILSPEELEGAKRVLNAAALTYVAAAAMAILNLLRMILIARRR
- a CDS encoding J domain-containing protein, giving the protein MKDYYQILGVPENASLEEIKRAYRRLAKKYHPDANPGDKTAEERFKEISEAYEVLSDPKKRQQYDMMRKGGVPFGEETFKWTGTKGRGFDFSDLFGGIDLSDIFSDIFGGFGTTATSAPRKGQDIRTSIEIPFNTAFLGGKVSIVVPVSQTCPRCGGTGAEPGYGTKVCPTCNGKGVIVMQQGLFAVQKVCPVCLGKGQIPVKKCTACGGTGTVRSQRRVLVTIPPGTRNGQVLRLRGLGSPGLNGGPPGDLYVTVFVRRHPTFRIENGNLVASIKIPFTKALLGAKVRIKHPSGKTVVVKVPPGTKPGARLRVPGMGVVRGRRKGDLLVEINYKVPDKLTPEQEKILRELDEKLK
- a CDS encoding polysaccharide deacetylase family protein; translated protein: MQIGLRFDIDSVIDATIGLENLLKILEEYSAKATIFVNMGKSISRRILIKRIGRKKNNAGGEEKIFKIGVTKKLGPKGVLKTIIFNPVIGKMVKKYTNRFNELNIELGVHGGRNHAEWQHFGKNFTLEKTESEIEWSTNNFRKIFGFSPQGFSAPKFVVPNGLESILKKFGYKYHSDICEVNKIIENELPNIPVNVVGKHTVPIWHG